A single region of the Pan troglodytes isolate AG18354 chromosome 18, NHGRI_mPanTro3-v2.0_pri, whole genome shotgun sequence genome encodes:
- the ATXN2L gene encoding ataxin-2-like protein isoform X14 — protein MLKPQPPQQPSQPQQPPPTQQAVARRPPGGTSPPNGGLPGPLATSAAPPGPPAAASPCLGPVAAAGSGLRRGAEGILAPQPPPPQQHQERPGAAAIGSARGQSTGKGPPQSPVFEGVYNNSRMLHFLTAVVGSTCDVKVKNGTTYEGIFKTLSSKFELAVDAVHRKASEPAGGPRREDIVDTMVFKPSDVMLVHFRNVDFNYATKDKFTDSAIAMSSKVNGEHKEKVLQRWEGGDSNSDDYDLESDMSNGWDPNEMFKFNEENYGVKTTYDSSLSSYTVPLEKDNSEEFRQRELRAAQLAREIESSPQYRLRIAMENDDGRTEEEKHSAVQRQGSGRESPSLASREGKYIPLPQRVREGPRGGVRCSSSRGGRPGLSSLPPRGPHHLDNSSPGPGSEARGINGGPSRMSPKAQRPLRGAKTLSSPSNRPSGETSVPPPPAAPPFLPVGRMYPPRSPKSAAPAPISASCPEPPIGSAVPTSSASIPVTSSVSDPGVGSISPASPKISLAPTDVKELSTKEPGRTLEPQELARIAGKVPGLQNEQKRFQLEELRKFGAQFKLQPSSSPENSLDPFPPRILKEEPKGKEKEVDGLLTSEPMGSPVSSKTESVSDKEDKPPLAPSGGTEGPEQPPPPCPSQTGSPPVGLIKGEDKDEGPVAEQVKKSTLNPNAKEFNPTKPLLSVNKSTSTPTSPGPRTHSTPSIPVLTAGQSGLYSPQYISYIPQIHMGPAVQAPQMYPYPVSNSVPGQQGKYRGAKGSLPPQRSDQHQPASAPPMMQAAAAAGPPLVAATPYSSYIPYNPQQFPGQPAMMQPMAHYPSQPVFAPMLQSNPRMLTSGSHPQAIVSSSTPQYPSAEQPTPQALYATVHQSYPHHATQLHAHQPQPATTPTGSQPQSQHAAPSPVQHQAGQAPHLGSGQPQQNLYHPGALTGTPPSLPPGPSAQSPQSSFPQPAAVYAIHHQQLPHGFTNMAHVTQAHVQTGITAAPPPHPGAPHPPQVMLLHPPQSHGGPPQGAVPQSGVPALSASTPSPYPYIGHPQALSDPDCLLT, from the exons ATGTTGAAGCCTCAGCCGCCACAACAGccctcccagccccagcagcCGCCCCCCACGCAACAGGCCGTGGCCCGTCGGCCCCCCGGGGGCACCAGCCCTCCCAACGGCGGCCTCCCGGGGCCGCTGGCCACCTCTGCGGCTCCTCCCGGGCCTCCAGCGGCCGCCTCCCCCTGCCTGGGGCCTGTGGCCGCTGCCGGGAGCGGGCTCCGCCGGGGAGCCGAAGGCATCTtggcgccgcagccgccgccgccgcagcagCACCAGGAGAGGCCGGGGGCAGCCGCCATCGGCAGCGCCAG ggGACAGAGCACAGGAAAGGGACCCCCACAGTCACCT GTGTTTGAAGGCGTCTACAACAATTCCAGAATGCTGCATTTCCTTACAGCTGTTGTG GGCTCCACTTGTGATGTAAAGGTGAAAAATGGTACCACTTATGAGGGTATCTTCAAGACGCTAAGCTCAAAG TTTGAACTAGCCGTGGATGCTGTGCACCGGAAAGCATCTGAGCCAGCAGGTGGCCCTCGTCGGGAGGACATTGTGGACACCATGGTGTTTAAGCCAAGTGATGTCATGCTTGTTCACTTCCGAAATGTTGACTTCAACTACGCTACTAAAG ACAAGTTCACCGATTCAGCCATTGCCATGAGCTCGAAAGTGAATGGGGAACACAAAGAGAAGGTGCTTCAGCGCTGGGAGGGGGGTGACAGCAACAGCGACGACTATGACCTCGAGTCTGACATG tccAATGGATGGGACCCCAATGAAATGTTCAAGTTCAATGAGGAGAACTACGGTGTGAAGACTACCTATGATAGCAGTCTTTCTTCTTATAC GGTGCCCTTAGAAAAGGACAACTCAGAAGAGTTTCGTCAGCGAGAGCTGCGTGCGGCCCAGTTGGCTCGAGAGATTGAATCAAGCCCCCAGTACCGCCTACGGATCGCCATGGAGAACGACGATGGGCGCACTGAAGAGGAGAAGCACAGTGCAGTCCAGCGGCAGGGCTCAGGGCGGGAGAGCCCCAGCTTGGCATCCAG GGAGGGGAAGTATATCCCTCTGCCTCAACGAGTCCGGGAAGGTCCCCGGGGAGGAGTTCGATGCAGCAGCTCTCGGGGCGGTCGGCCTGGCCTTAGCTCTTTGCCACCTCGTGGCCCTCACCATCTGGACAACAGCAGCCCTGGCCCAGGTTCTGAGGCCCGTGGTATCAATGGAG gcCCTTCCCGCATGTCCCCAAAGGCACAGCGGCCTCTGAGAGGTGCCAAGACTCTGTCTTCGCCCAGTAATAGGCCTTCTGGAGAAActtctgttcctcctcctcctgcag CTCCCCCTTTTCTTCCAGTGGGCCGGATGTATCCCCCGCGTTCTCCCAAGTCTGCTGCCCCTGCCCCAATCTCAGCTTCCTGTCCAGAGCCTCCCATCGGCTCGGCAGTGCCAACCTCTTCAGCCTCCATCCCTGTGACCTCATCAGTCTCAGATCCTGGAGTGGGCTCCATTTCTCCAGCTTCTCCAAAGATCTCCCTGGCCCCCACAGATG TAAAAGAACTCTCTACCAAGGAACCTGGGAGAACTCTGGAGCCCCAGGAGCTGGCTCGGATAGCTGGGAAAG TCCCTGGTCTTCAGAATGAACAGAAACGATTCCAACTGGAAGAACTGAGAAAGTTTGGGGCCCAGTTTAAG CTTCAGCCCAGTAGCTCCCCTGAGAACAGCCTGGATCCTTTTCCTCCCCGGATCTTAAAGGAGGAGcccaaaggaaaggagaaggaggttgATGGTCTGTTGACTTCAGAGCCCATGGGGTCTCCCGTCTCCTCCAAGACAGAGTCCGTATCGGATAAGGAGGACAAACCACCTCTGGCACCATCAGGAGGCACTGAGGGGCCAGAGCAGCCCCCACCACCTTGTCCAAGCCAAACTGGCAGCCCCCCGGTGGGCCTCATCAAGGGAGAAGACAAAGATGAGGGCCCTGTTGCTGA ACAAGTAAAGAAATCAACGTTGAACCCTAATGCTAAGGAGTTCAATCCTACAAAGCCTCTGCTgtctgtg AATAAATCCACCAGTACCCCAACTTCTCCGGGACCCCGGACTCATTCAACTCCctccatcccggtgctgacagcaGGCCAGAGTGGGCTATACAGCCCCCAGTACATCTCCTACATACCTCAGATCCACATGGGACCAGCTGTGCAG GCACCTCAGATGTATCCATATCCTGTATCCAATTCAGTGCCTGGGCAGCAGGGCAAGTACCGGGGAGCAAAAG gCTCCCTTCCTCCGCAGCGCTCGGACCAACACCAGCCAGCCTCAGCCCCGCCGATGATGCAGGCCGCCGCGGCTGCTGGCCCGCCTCTGGTGGCTGCCACGCCCTATTCTTCCTACATCCCCTACAACCCTCAGCAGTTCCCAGGCCAGCCGGCCATGATGCAGCCCATGGCCCACTACCCCTCACAG CCGGTGTTTGCCCCCATGCTTCAGAGCAACCCACGCATGCTGACGTCGGGCAGCCATCCCCAGGCCATCGTGTCATCCTCTACCCCTCAGTACCCTTCTGCAGAGCAGCCTACCCCCCAAGCCCTTTATG CCACTGTTCACCAGTCCTACCCACACCATGCCACACAGCTCCATGCCCACCAGCCGCAGCCAGCTACCACGCCTACTGGAAGCCAGCCGCAGTCCCAGCATGCGGCCCCCAGTCCTGTCCAG CATCAGGCGGGGCAGGCCCCACACTTGGGCAGTGGACAGCCACAGCAGAATCTGTACCACCCAGGGGCCCTGACAGGCACGCCGCCCTCTCTGCCACCGGGACCTTCTGCCCAGTCCCCTCAGAGCAGCTTCCCCCAGCCAGCCGCTGTGTATGCCATCCACCACCAGCAGCTGCCCCACGGCTtcaccaacatggcccatgttACCCAG GCCCATGTCCAAACTGGAATCACAGCAGCCCCGCCCCCTCACCCTGGGGCTCCCCACCCgccccaggtgatgctgctgcaCCCACCCCAGAGTCATGGGGGGCCCCCCCAAGGCGCGGTGCCCCAGAGTGGGGTGCCTGCACTCTCAGCTTCCACACCCTCACCCTACCCCTACATCGGACACCCCCAAG CTCTCAGTGACCCCGACTGTCTCCTGACTTAG
- the ATXN2L gene encoding ataxin-2-like protein isoform X15 has translation MLKPQPPQQPSQPQQPPPTQQAVARRPPGGTSPPNGGLPGPLATSAAPPGPPAAASPCLGPVAAAGSGLRRGAEGILAPQPPPPQQHQERPGAAAIGSARGQSTGKGPPQSPVFEGVYNNSRMLHFLTAVVGSTCDVKVKNGTTYEGIFKTLSSKFELAVDAVHRKASEPAGGPRREDIVDTMVFKPSDVMLVHFRNVDFNYATKDKFTDSAIAMSSKVNGEHKEKVLQRWEGGDSNSDDYDLESDMSNGWDPNEMFKFNEENYGVKTTYDSSLSSYTVPLEKDNSEEFRQRELRAAQLAREIESSPQYRLRIAMENDDGRTEEEKHSAVQRQGSGRESPSLASREGKYIPLPQRVREGPRGGVRCSSSRGGRPGLSSLPPRGPHHLDNSSPGPGSEARGINGGPSRMSPKAQRPLRGAKTLSSPSNRPSGETSVPPPPAVGRMYPPRSPKSAAPAPISASCPEPPIGSAVPTSSASIPVTSSVSDPGVGSISPASPKISLAPTDVKELSTKEPGRTLEPQELARIAGKVPGLQNEQKRFQLEELRKFGAQFKLQPSSSPENSLDPFPPRILKEEPKGKEKEVDGLLTSEPMGSPVSSKTESVSDKEDKPPLAPSGGTEGPEQPPPPCPSQTGSPPVGLIKGEDKDEGPVAEQVKKSTLNPNAKEFNPTKPLLSVNKSTSTPTSPGPRTHSTPSIPVLTAGQSGLYSPQYISYIPQIHMGPAVQAPQMYPYPVSNSVPGQQGKYRGAKGSLPPQRSDQHQPASAPPMMQAAAAAGPPLVAATPYSSYIPYNPQQFPGQPAMMQPMAHYPSQPVFAPMLQSNPRMLTSGSHPQAIVSSSTPQYPSAEQPTPQALYATVHQSYPHHATQLHAHQPQPATTPTGSQPQSQHAAPSPVQHQAGQAPHLGSGQPQQNLYHPGALTGTPPSLPPGPSAQSPQSSFPQPAAVYAIHHQQLPHGFTNMAHVTQAHVQTGITAAPPPHPGAPHPPQVMLLHPPQSHGGPPQGAVPQSGVPALSASTPSPYPYIGHPQALSDPDCLLT, from the exons ATGTTGAAGCCTCAGCCGCCACAACAGccctcccagccccagcagcCGCCCCCCACGCAACAGGCCGTGGCCCGTCGGCCCCCCGGGGGCACCAGCCCTCCCAACGGCGGCCTCCCGGGGCCGCTGGCCACCTCTGCGGCTCCTCCCGGGCCTCCAGCGGCCGCCTCCCCCTGCCTGGGGCCTGTGGCCGCTGCCGGGAGCGGGCTCCGCCGGGGAGCCGAAGGCATCTtggcgccgcagccgccgccgccgcagcagCACCAGGAGAGGCCGGGGGCAGCCGCCATCGGCAGCGCCAG ggGACAGAGCACAGGAAAGGGACCCCCACAGTCACCT GTGTTTGAAGGCGTCTACAACAATTCCAGAATGCTGCATTTCCTTACAGCTGTTGTG GGCTCCACTTGTGATGTAAAGGTGAAAAATGGTACCACTTATGAGGGTATCTTCAAGACGCTAAGCTCAAAG TTTGAACTAGCCGTGGATGCTGTGCACCGGAAAGCATCTGAGCCAGCAGGTGGCCCTCGTCGGGAGGACATTGTGGACACCATGGTGTTTAAGCCAAGTGATGTCATGCTTGTTCACTTCCGAAATGTTGACTTCAACTACGCTACTAAAG ACAAGTTCACCGATTCAGCCATTGCCATGAGCTCGAAAGTGAATGGGGAACACAAAGAGAAGGTGCTTCAGCGCTGGGAGGGGGGTGACAGCAACAGCGACGACTATGACCTCGAGTCTGACATG tccAATGGATGGGACCCCAATGAAATGTTCAAGTTCAATGAGGAGAACTACGGTGTGAAGACTACCTATGATAGCAGTCTTTCTTCTTATAC GGTGCCCTTAGAAAAGGACAACTCAGAAGAGTTTCGTCAGCGAGAGCTGCGTGCGGCCCAGTTGGCTCGAGAGATTGAATCAAGCCCCCAGTACCGCCTACGGATCGCCATGGAGAACGACGATGGGCGCACTGAAGAGGAGAAGCACAGTGCAGTCCAGCGGCAGGGCTCAGGGCGGGAGAGCCCCAGCTTGGCATCCAG GGAGGGGAAGTATATCCCTCTGCCTCAACGAGTCCGGGAAGGTCCCCGGGGAGGAGTTCGATGCAGCAGCTCTCGGGGCGGTCGGCCTGGCCTTAGCTCTTTGCCACCTCGTGGCCCTCACCATCTGGACAACAGCAGCCCTGGCCCAGGTTCTGAGGCCCGTGGTATCAATGGAG gcCCTTCCCGCATGTCCCCAAAGGCACAGCGGCCTCTGAGAGGTGCCAAGACTCTGTCTTCGCCCAGTAATAGGCCTTCTGGAGAAActtctgttcctcctcctcctgcag TGGGCCGGATGTATCCCCCGCGTTCTCCCAAGTCTGCTGCCCCTGCCCCAATCTCAGCTTCCTGTCCAGAGCCTCCCATCGGCTCGGCAGTGCCAACCTCTTCAGCCTCCATCCCTGTGACCTCATCAGTCTCAGATCCTGGAGTGGGCTCCATTTCTCCAGCTTCTCCAAAGATCTCCCTGGCCCCCACAGATG TAAAAGAACTCTCTACCAAGGAACCTGGGAGAACTCTGGAGCCCCAGGAGCTGGCTCGGATAGCTGGGAAAG TCCCTGGTCTTCAGAATGAACAGAAACGATTCCAACTGGAAGAACTGAGAAAGTTTGGGGCCCAGTTTAAG CTTCAGCCCAGTAGCTCCCCTGAGAACAGCCTGGATCCTTTTCCTCCCCGGATCTTAAAGGAGGAGcccaaaggaaaggagaaggaggttgATGGTCTGTTGACTTCAGAGCCCATGGGGTCTCCCGTCTCCTCCAAGACAGAGTCCGTATCGGATAAGGAGGACAAACCACCTCTGGCACCATCAGGAGGCACTGAGGGGCCAGAGCAGCCCCCACCACCTTGTCCAAGCCAAACTGGCAGCCCCCCGGTGGGCCTCATCAAGGGAGAAGACAAAGATGAGGGCCCTGTTGCTGA ACAAGTAAAGAAATCAACGTTGAACCCTAATGCTAAGGAGTTCAATCCTACAAAGCCTCTGCTgtctgtg AATAAATCCACCAGTACCCCAACTTCTCCGGGACCCCGGACTCATTCAACTCCctccatcccggtgctgacagcaGGCCAGAGTGGGCTATACAGCCCCCAGTACATCTCCTACATACCTCAGATCCACATGGGACCAGCTGTGCAG GCACCTCAGATGTATCCATATCCTGTATCCAATTCAGTGCCTGGGCAGCAGGGCAAGTACCGGGGAGCAAAAG gCTCCCTTCCTCCGCAGCGCTCGGACCAACACCAGCCAGCCTCAGCCCCGCCGATGATGCAGGCCGCCGCGGCTGCTGGCCCGCCTCTGGTGGCTGCCACGCCCTATTCTTCCTACATCCCCTACAACCCTCAGCAGTTCCCAGGCCAGCCGGCCATGATGCAGCCCATGGCCCACTACCCCTCACAG CCGGTGTTTGCCCCCATGCTTCAGAGCAACCCACGCATGCTGACGTCGGGCAGCCATCCCCAGGCCATCGTGTCATCCTCTACCCCTCAGTACCCTTCTGCAGAGCAGCCTACCCCCCAAGCCCTTTATG CCACTGTTCACCAGTCCTACCCACACCATGCCACACAGCTCCATGCCCACCAGCCGCAGCCAGCTACCACGCCTACTGGAAGCCAGCCGCAGTCCCAGCATGCGGCCCCCAGTCCTGTCCAG CATCAGGCGGGGCAGGCCCCACACTTGGGCAGTGGACAGCCACAGCAGAATCTGTACCACCCAGGGGCCCTGACAGGCACGCCGCCCTCTCTGCCACCGGGACCTTCTGCCCAGTCCCCTCAGAGCAGCTTCCCCCAGCCAGCCGCTGTGTATGCCATCCACCACCAGCAGCTGCCCCACGGCTtcaccaacatggcccatgttACCCAG GCCCATGTCCAAACTGGAATCACAGCAGCCCCGCCCCCTCACCCTGGGGCTCCCCACCCgccccaggtgatgctgctgcaCCCACCCCAGAGTCATGGGGGGCCCCCCCAAGGCGCGGTGCCCCAGAGTGGGGTGCCTGCACTCTCAGCTTCCACACCCTCACCCTACCCCTACATCGGACACCCCCAAG CTCTCAGTGACCCCGACTGTCTCCTGACTTAG
- the ATXN2L gene encoding ataxin-2-like protein isoform X20, producing the protein MLKPQPPQQPSQPQQPPPTQQAVARRPPGGTSPPNGGLPGPLATSAAPPGPPAAASPCLGPVAAAGSGLRRGAEGILAPQPPPPQQHQERPGAAAIGSARGQSTGKGPPQSPVFEGVYNNSRMLHFLTAVVGSTCDVKVKNGTTYEGIFKTLSSKFELAVDAVHRKASEPAGGPRREDIVDTMVFKPSDVMLVHFRNVDFNYATKDKFTDSAIAMSSKVNGEHKEKVLQRWEGGDSNSDDYDLESDMSNGWDPNEMFKFNEENYGVKTTYDSSLSSYTVPLEKDNSEEFRQRELRAAQLAREIESSPQYRLRIAMENDDGRTEEEKHSAVQRQGSGRESPSLASREGKYIPLPQRVREGPRGGVRCSSSRGGRPGLSSLPPRGPHHLDNSSPGPGSEARGINGGPSRMSPKAQRPLRGAKTLSSPSNRPSGETSVPPPPAVGRMYPPRSPKSAAPAPISASCPEPPIGSAVPTSSASIPVTSSVSDPGVGSISPASPKISLAPTDVPGLQNEQKRFQLEELRKFGAQFKLQPSSSPENSLDPFPPRILKEEPKGKEKEVDGLLTSEPMGSPVSSKTESVSDKEDKPPLAPSGGTEGPEQPPPPCPSQTGSPPVGLIKGEDKDEGPVAEQVKKSTLNPNAKEFNPTKPLLSVNKSTSTPTSPGPRTHSTPSIPVLTAGQSGLYSPQYISYIPQIHMGPAVQAPQMYPYPVSNSVPGQQGKYRGAKGSLPPQRSDQHQPASAPPMMQAAAAAGPPLVAATPYSSYIPYNPQQFPGQPAMMQPMAHYPSQPVFAPMLQSNPRMLTSGSHPQAIVSSSTPQYPSAEQPTPQALYATVHQSYPHHATQLHAHQPQPATTPTGSQPQSQHAAPSPVQHQAGQAPHLGSGQPQQNLYHPGALTGTPPSLPPGPSAQSPQSSFPQPAAVYAIHHQQLPHGFTNMAHVTQAHVQTGITAAPPPHPGAPHPPQVMLLHPPQSHGGPPQGAVPQSGVPALSASTPSPYPYIGHPQALSDPDCLLT; encoded by the exons ATGTTGAAGCCTCAGCCGCCACAACAGccctcccagccccagcagcCGCCCCCCACGCAACAGGCCGTGGCCCGTCGGCCCCCCGGGGGCACCAGCCCTCCCAACGGCGGCCTCCCGGGGCCGCTGGCCACCTCTGCGGCTCCTCCCGGGCCTCCAGCGGCCGCCTCCCCCTGCCTGGGGCCTGTGGCCGCTGCCGGGAGCGGGCTCCGCCGGGGAGCCGAAGGCATCTtggcgccgcagccgccgccgccgcagcagCACCAGGAGAGGCCGGGGGCAGCCGCCATCGGCAGCGCCAG ggGACAGAGCACAGGAAAGGGACCCCCACAGTCACCT GTGTTTGAAGGCGTCTACAACAATTCCAGAATGCTGCATTTCCTTACAGCTGTTGTG GGCTCCACTTGTGATGTAAAGGTGAAAAATGGTACCACTTATGAGGGTATCTTCAAGACGCTAAGCTCAAAG TTTGAACTAGCCGTGGATGCTGTGCACCGGAAAGCATCTGAGCCAGCAGGTGGCCCTCGTCGGGAGGACATTGTGGACACCATGGTGTTTAAGCCAAGTGATGTCATGCTTGTTCACTTCCGAAATGTTGACTTCAACTACGCTACTAAAG ACAAGTTCACCGATTCAGCCATTGCCATGAGCTCGAAAGTGAATGGGGAACACAAAGAGAAGGTGCTTCAGCGCTGGGAGGGGGGTGACAGCAACAGCGACGACTATGACCTCGAGTCTGACATG tccAATGGATGGGACCCCAATGAAATGTTCAAGTTCAATGAGGAGAACTACGGTGTGAAGACTACCTATGATAGCAGTCTTTCTTCTTATAC GGTGCCCTTAGAAAAGGACAACTCAGAAGAGTTTCGTCAGCGAGAGCTGCGTGCGGCCCAGTTGGCTCGAGAGATTGAATCAAGCCCCCAGTACCGCCTACGGATCGCCATGGAGAACGACGATGGGCGCACTGAAGAGGAGAAGCACAGTGCAGTCCAGCGGCAGGGCTCAGGGCGGGAGAGCCCCAGCTTGGCATCCAG GGAGGGGAAGTATATCCCTCTGCCTCAACGAGTCCGGGAAGGTCCCCGGGGAGGAGTTCGATGCAGCAGCTCTCGGGGCGGTCGGCCTGGCCTTAGCTCTTTGCCACCTCGTGGCCCTCACCATCTGGACAACAGCAGCCCTGGCCCAGGTTCTGAGGCCCGTGGTATCAATGGAG gcCCTTCCCGCATGTCCCCAAAGGCACAGCGGCCTCTGAGAGGTGCCAAGACTCTGTCTTCGCCCAGTAATAGGCCTTCTGGAGAAActtctgttcctcctcctcctgcag TGGGCCGGATGTATCCCCCGCGTTCTCCCAAGTCTGCTGCCCCTGCCCCAATCTCAGCTTCCTGTCCAGAGCCTCCCATCGGCTCGGCAGTGCCAACCTCTTCAGCCTCCATCCCTGTGACCTCATCAGTCTCAGATCCTGGAGTGGGCTCCATTTCTCCAGCTTCTCCAAAGATCTCCCTGGCCCCCACAGATG TCCCTGGTCTTCAGAATGAACAGAAACGATTCCAACTGGAAGAACTGAGAAAGTTTGGGGCCCAGTTTAAG CTTCAGCCCAGTAGCTCCCCTGAGAACAGCCTGGATCCTTTTCCTCCCCGGATCTTAAAGGAGGAGcccaaaggaaaggagaaggaggttgATGGTCTGTTGACTTCAGAGCCCATGGGGTCTCCCGTCTCCTCCAAGACAGAGTCCGTATCGGATAAGGAGGACAAACCACCTCTGGCACCATCAGGAGGCACTGAGGGGCCAGAGCAGCCCCCACCACCTTGTCCAAGCCAAACTGGCAGCCCCCCGGTGGGCCTCATCAAGGGAGAAGACAAAGATGAGGGCCCTGTTGCTGA ACAAGTAAAGAAATCAACGTTGAACCCTAATGCTAAGGAGTTCAATCCTACAAAGCCTCTGCTgtctgtg AATAAATCCACCAGTACCCCAACTTCTCCGGGACCCCGGACTCATTCAACTCCctccatcccggtgctgacagcaGGCCAGAGTGGGCTATACAGCCCCCAGTACATCTCCTACATACCTCAGATCCACATGGGACCAGCTGTGCAG GCACCTCAGATGTATCCATATCCTGTATCCAATTCAGTGCCTGGGCAGCAGGGCAAGTACCGGGGAGCAAAAG gCTCCCTTCCTCCGCAGCGCTCGGACCAACACCAGCCAGCCTCAGCCCCGCCGATGATGCAGGCCGCCGCGGCTGCTGGCCCGCCTCTGGTGGCTGCCACGCCCTATTCTTCCTACATCCCCTACAACCCTCAGCAGTTCCCAGGCCAGCCGGCCATGATGCAGCCCATGGCCCACTACCCCTCACAG CCGGTGTTTGCCCCCATGCTTCAGAGCAACCCACGCATGCTGACGTCGGGCAGCCATCCCCAGGCCATCGTGTCATCCTCTACCCCTCAGTACCCTTCTGCAGAGCAGCCTACCCCCCAAGCCCTTTATG CCACTGTTCACCAGTCCTACCCACACCATGCCACACAGCTCCATGCCCACCAGCCGCAGCCAGCTACCACGCCTACTGGAAGCCAGCCGCAGTCCCAGCATGCGGCCCCCAGTCCTGTCCAG CATCAGGCGGGGCAGGCCCCACACTTGGGCAGTGGACAGCCACAGCAGAATCTGTACCACCCAGGGGCCCTGACAGGCACGCCGCCCTCTCTGCCACCGGGACCTTCTGCCCAGTCCCCTCAGAGCAGCTTCCCCCAGCCAGCCGCTGTGTATGCCATCCACCACCAGCAGCTGCCCCACGGCTtcaccaacatggcccatgttACCCAG GCCCATGTCCAAACTGGAATCACAGCAGCCCCGCCCCCTCACCCTGGGGCTCCCCACCCgccccaggtgatgctgctgcaCCCACCCCAGAGTCATGGGGGGCCCCCCCAAGGCGCGGTGCCCCAGAGTGGGGTGCCTGCACTCTCAGCTTCCACACCCTCACCCTACCCCTACATCGGACACCCCCAAG CTCTCAGTGACCCCGACTGTCTCCTGACTTAG